In one window of Chryseobacterium viscerum DNA:
- the dinB gene encoding DNA polymerase IV, with translation MDFSLPLRKIIHVDMDAFYASVEQHDNPTLKGKPIAVGGQHRGVVAAASYEARKYGVRSAMPSKTAKEKCPHLIFVPPRFARYKEISKKIREIFYEYTDLVEPLSLDEAYLDVTENKKGMESANLIAKEIRQKIFEQTGLTASAGISVNKFLAKVASDINKPNGQKTIHPDKMEHFLEELPVEKFYGVGKVTANKMFSLGIYKGKDLKKRSLEDLVRLFGKSGKHYYNVVRGIHTSEVKPHRIQKSVAVERTFFEDLLDEQQINEKLESLAQEIHQRLQKNNILGRTLTLKIKYKDFSLFTRSITREDYFSSPEQYYNTGKKLWDLRPFDKAVRLLGLSLSQLNTEEKKQVSVQLKIPFEEFENE, from the coding sequence ATGGATTTTTCTTTGCCACTTCGTAAAATTATTCATGTTGATATGGACGCATTCTATGCTTCTGTGGAGCAGCATGATAATCCTACATTGAAAGGGAAGCCTATTGCAGTTGGAGGGCAGCATCGAGGCGTCGTTGCCGCAGCAAGCTATGAAGCCAGAAAATATGGAGTACGCTCTGCAATGCCCAGCAAGACCGCAAAAGAAAAATGCCCACATCTTATTTTTGTTCCTCCCCGATTTGCCAGATATAAAGAGATCTCCAAAAAAATCCGGGAGATTTTCTATGAATATACTGATCTGGTAGAACCCCTGTCTCTGGATGAAGCTTATCTGGATGTCACCGAAAATAAAAAAGGAATGGAATCTGCCAACCTGATTGCCAAAGAAATCCGTCAGAAAATCTTTGAACAGACGGGACTGACGGCATCTGCAGGAATTTCAGTCAATAAATTTTTAGCTAAAGTAGCTTCAGACATCAATAAACCGAATGGCCAGAAAACAATTCATCCTGATAAAATGGAGCATTTCCTGGAAGAACTGCCTGTAGAAAAATTTTACGGGGTTGGAAAAGTTACAGCCAACAAAATGTTTAGTTTAGGAATTTATAAAGGAAAAGATTTAAAGAAGAGATCACTTGAAGATCTGGTAAGGCTTTTCGGAAAGTCCGGGAAACATTATTACAATGTAGTACGCGGTATTCATACTTCTGAAGTAAAACCTCATCGGATCCAGAAAAGTGTGGCCGTGGAAAGAACTTTTTTTGAAGATCTTTTGGACGAACAGCAGATCAATGAAAAGCTGGAAAGTCTTGCTCAGGAAATCCATCAAAGATTACAGAAAAATAATATTCTCGGAAGAACTTTAACATTAAAGATAAAATATAAAGATTTCTCTCTTTTCACAAGAAGCATAACAAGAGAAGATTATTTCTCGTCACCGGAACAGTATTATAACACTGGGAAAAAACTCTGGGATCTCCGTCCTTTTGATAAAGCTGTACGCCTGCTCGGATTATCTCTCTCCCAACTGAATACTGAAGAAAAAAAACAGGTTTCCGTTCAACTAAAAATCCCGTTTGAGGAATTTGAAAATGAGTAG